One genomic region from Drosophila subpulchrella strain 33 F10 #4 breed RU33 chromosome 2R, RU_Dsub_v1.1 Primary Assembly, whole genome shotgun sequence encodes:
- the LOC119549355 gene encoding chromobox protein homolog 5-like, producing MPSGEGSRKHSSGDTDKSEIFVVEKFIGKRFLRGRPQYLAKWEGYTKEESTWEPLENLANCMTLVADFEAELFQRSQEQNKPK from the coding sequence ATGCCCAGCGGCGAAGGTTCCAGAAAACACAGCTCGGGTGACACTGATAAGAGCGAGATCTTTGTGGTGGAAAAGTTTATTGGCAAACGCTTTCTGCGCGGAAGACCCCAGTATCTGGCCAAATGGGAGGGCTATACCAAGGAGGAGTCCACTTGGGAGCCCCTGGAGAACTTGGCCAATTGCATGACGCTGGTGGCGGACTTCGAGGCAGAGCTCTTCCAGCGGAGCCAGGAACAAAATAAGCCCAAATAA